Genomic segment of Deltaproteobacteria bacterium:
CCGGGCATCTCGTTCAAAGCCGATCTCTTCCAGGATATCGATGGCCACGGAGTCCTTGTCCCCTAATTTTCCCGCCCTGGTTCGTCGAACACGGGGGGAATTGAGGGGAACAATAAGATTTTTAAATGCAGGCAGGCTGTGATACGGCCGCATCACCTGAAAGGTCCGTGCCAGGCCGAGATTGGCGATCTTGTGGGGCTGAAGACCCCTTATATTTTTCCCCTTGAACATAATCGTGCCCGTATCCGGCCTGACGAAACCGGTGATGAGATTGATCAAGGTGGTCTTGCCCGCCCCGTTGGGCCCGATAATCCCTAAGATCTCGCCTCTGAAGAGGGTAAACTCCACGCCCAACACCGCCTGAACCCCGCCGAACGCCTTGCCCAGCCCGTTGACCTGGAGGATCGGCCCACTGTCCGGGTCCCCGTTCCCCGAATTCTCAGTCCGTACCGAATCTATGCGTTTTTCTGAATACACCATTCAGCATCCAGTTGAAAAAAGGCCTTGGGCGTTAGGCAAAAGGCGCAAGGCCCGACGTATAAGGGTTTCATCCATTATCCAGTATCCAGCATCCAGCCTACACATCTTCCCAGCGCTCGAACTGGTGATATTTCCGCTCGAGGTAGTTCATCAATCCTTCGGGCTTATAGAGAATAAATCCGATGAGGACCACACAGTAGAGGACCACCCGGAGCTGCCCGAATCCGCGGAGGGCCTCGGACATGGGGGTCAGGATAATGGCCCCGATGACCGGGCCCACCAGGGTCCCCATCCCTCCCATGACGGTTGCTGCAATGGGGAGGATGGAGAAGTCCATGGCAAACAGAGAGAGGCCCAGCCACCCGTACAGATGGCTCAGATAGGCCCCGGCAAAGGAACCGATAAGGGACGCAATGAAGACCGCCTTGATCCGGTAGGCGGTGATGCTGATACCCGATGCCCGGACCGCCTGGTCGTTGTCCTTGATCCCCCGGAAGATGAGACCGATATCCTCATTGACCAGCCTCCTGACGGCGAAGAGGGCCACGATGATCGCCCCGATGATCAGGTACTGCTCCATCCATATATTGGGAAGGGTGTCCAGGGCGCTGATCCCCTCGGTGCTCCCGAAGAGACCGAGCGCAATAATGATGTAGACCGAAAAGAGGGGGAGCATGAAACTGACAATGGCAAAGTAGATCCCCCGCAATCGCAGGCAGGGGATCAGGACCAGGGTGCTCATGATCGCCCCGGCCACTGTGGCGATCGGTATAGTCACCAGGATGGGCCATTCAAAATAGGCGTTCAGGACCCCGGATGTGTATCCGCCGAAGCCGATGAACATGGCCCCTCCAAGGCAGACCAGGCCCACATATTCGGCCAGGAAGTCAAAGCTGAGGGCCAGCAGGGCATAGATGCCCGCTGCACAGAGGACCCGTTGCCAGTACATATCCAGTGTGAGCGGGGCAATCAGGAGACCTGCGATTAACAGGAGCCTCGGCATGGCCAGATACCCCATCTCACGCCACGAGGAGACGGCATAAAGGCCCTCGCACCTCACCTTGATGCTCCGGTCCAGCCGCTTCTTGCGCCTTCCTTTTTCAGCCACTTAGACCCGCTCCTCCAGTTCTTTCTGTTTTCCCATGAGTCCCGAGGGCTTGATCAGAAGGATCAGGATAATCGTTCCCACCAACACCACATTCTCCCACAGTGCCCCGAAGATCGCCGTACTGGTAATCATGGAAAAACCCAGGACAAATGATGCCAGGATAGTGCCCGCCCAGCTTCCCAGACCCCCGATGATGCAGACCGCCAACGCATAGACCAGGACCCGATACCCCTGTTCCGCGGCAATATTCCCCAAAGGGAGAATCAAAACAGCGGCCAGCCCGGCCAGGGCGGACCCGATGGAGAGGGATATCATGGCCGTGCGATCGGAGTTGACCCCCAGCATCATCGCGGCCTGCTCGTCCTGGGCAATGGCCCTGAGGGACAGACCGGTCTTGGTATGATGGGTAAAAAGCCATACCAGCGTCAGTATCGCCACACCGGCGCCGATAATAATCACGCGCTGGTAATCCAGTAATACGCCGAGCACATTGATCTTGCCGTCCACAAAGGGTTTCAGGACATAAAACGGTCCGATGAAGCCTTTGAACCCGGCGATCCCCTGCATGCGCAGGCCTTCCAGTATGATCAGGCTGACCGCAAAAGAGGCGATGATCTCAGAGGTGGGCATTCCCCTCAGGCGGATGAGGATAAATCGATAGATGATCAGGCCGACCACTGAAGCGATAATGATGGAGAAAAGGATGGAAACGCCGTAGCTGAGGTTCAGATCATTGATGAAGCTCCACGTCAAAAAGCCCACCAGGACGTATAGGGAGCCGTGGGCGAAGTTGGGTATCCGGCTGACGCCATAGACCAGGGTAAATCCCACAGCGATCAGGGCGAATACGATGCTGTTAACCGTGCCGTAGATCAGGATGTCCATATGGCAAGTGGGCTAAAGGGACCAAAGTTGACGCACGCCCCGCTCCCTTGGAGGGGGCGTGCCGGCTGATGACAGGCTGTCCCCTCTATTTCTTCAGCCAGGGGGGCATCTGGATGGTGCCGGTGGCGGCGACCTCCGGAAAAATACATACCCGCTGGCCGTCCTGCCACTGGACCCAGCATCCCAGGACGCTGGTCTTGGGGTCGTAGCCGTAGATGATCTGGTGGTTTTCATCAAAACGGATGGTCCCTCTTACCGATGGGAGGTTGGTCTTCTCAATAGCTGCGATCAGGGCGTCTTTGTCCAGGGTCCCTGCCCGCTCAATGGCGTCTTTCAACACATATAGCGCCTCGTAGGCGCTGACGCACCCGGTGCTTCGAGGGGGAACGCCCCATCTTTTTTCAAAGGCCTCATAAAACGGTTTGGCCAGCGGTGTGGCATCCGTGGGAACATTGCCCGTCTCAGAAAGGGTGACAATGGTATAGGCGCCCTTTCCGTTGGTGGCCTTCCAAAAACCCGGGTCTTCAGCCGCACCGATAAACCCGATGGGGAGGGCCGGCACCTCCATATCGGCCCACTGCTTCAGAAGGATGGAACTTTCAGGCGAGTAGGCCCATATAAACAGCACCTGGGCCCCCGACTTCTTACAGTCGTTCAGGGCCACCGAGTAGTCCGTAGTGCCGATGGGGTGCTTGTCCGATCCCACGATCTCCCAGCCTCCCTTCGTGGCCAGCTTTTCCACGATCCCTGCGGCCTTGCGGCACATGAGGCTGTCGTCAATGGAGATAAACATCTTGTTGAATCCGTGTTCCTTCTTGATCTTGGCCAGTAGATCGAGGGCCTCTTTGATATACCACTTGACGCTCCCGCTCTCCCGAAAGCTATATCTGTACTTCTCCGGATTTTTGGCAACCTTCTGATCCCAGCTCGGGGTGTAGCAGCCGATGCTCACGATATCGACGGTTTTATACCGGGCATAAAGATCCATGGCCGCCATCCCGCATTCAGACATGCAGGGGCCTCCGACAATGACATCGGACTTTTTCTGAAGGATCAGCTTTTCGATGGCCAGGAGGACCTCGCTGGTGGGCACGCCCGGTTCTTCATCGCGGTCGTCAATGATCTCCAGTTTGAGGGGCCGCATGACCCCTCCGACGTTAACCCCGCCGGCCGCATTGATCTGTTCTGCAGCCAGGATCATGCCCCGCTCACCGTTCTGGCCGTATGCGCTGGCCCGCGGGACCGGCGCCCCCACGATAATCGGATCTCCCTGTTTCGCGGCCCAGGCAGTGCTCGCGCCCCCCATACCGATAATGACACCCCCCAAAAGTAGCACCAGAAAAGCACGGACCAGTCTGTTCTCCATGATCGCCTCCTTACTTAGGGTTAACTGCTGTCCAAGCCGACCGCGGGAGTCCACCCGCGTCCTAACCATGCATCCGGGGAATCGTCCGAATCCTCCAAATTTAGGCCCTTAGTTTGTAACTTCTCTGCACCATGCGGAGAAGCTGGTGCCTTATGGGTAAGCGCGTGGGGGTCTCTTTCCAAGAGCTGCATTAAAATGGATACACACCGCTCGGCGGCCGCCCCAGGGCTTTGAATACCTGTTATGAAAAGGCAGCAGGAACGACCGTTGTATGAAAGCCTGTTCTTGGGGCTGTAACGCGCCGCAGTTTAGAGCCCTGCTGCCGTTCCCACGAGCTGTTGCAGGTTTTTGCAGCTCTTGGAAAGAGACCCCCACGCGCGCTCGGAAAATTTCCGGGATTTGCTCCAATACCTTTTTGGTTGCGGCCGTCAGGCCGCCTTGGGAATGTGTATACCATATGAAAAGATCAATCAAGAATAAAGTTTAAAGAAACTGCCAT
This window contains:
- a CDS encoding branched-chain amino acid ABC transporter permease — its product is MDILIYGTVNSIVFALIAVGFTLVYGVSRIPNFAHGSLYVLVGFLTWSFINDLNLSYGVSILFSIIIASVVGLIIYRFILIRLRGMPTSEIIASFAVSLIILEGLRMQGIAGFKGFIGPFYVLKPFVDGKINVLGVLLDYQRVIIIGAGVAILTLVWLFTHHTKTGLSLRAIAQDEQAAMMLGVNSDRTAMISLSIGSALAGLAAVLILPLGNIAAEQGYRVLVYALAVCIIGGLGSWAGTILASFVLGFSMITSTAIFGALWENVVLVGTIILILLIKPSGLMGKQKELEERV
- a CDS encoding ABC transporter ATP-binding protein translates to MVYSEKRIDSVRTENSGNGDPDSGPILQVNGLGKAFGGVQAVLGVEFTLFRGEILGIIGPNGAGKTTLINLITGFVRPDTGTIMFKGKNIRGLQPHKIANLGLARTFQVMRPYHSLPAFKNLIVPLNSPRVRRTRAGKLGDKDSVAIDILEEIGFERDARVPYKTAGSLPLGYLKRLELARCMALKPEVILCDEVFSGLSMSEIASMIPLLEKLQMEGITIMMIEHRLRELFRLADRVMVINFGQKIAEGVPEEVMAQEAVKAAYLGTGKRK
- a CDS encoding ABC transporter substrate-binding protein, whose translation is MENRLVRAFLVLLLGGVIIGMGGASTAWAAKQGDPIIVGAPVPRASAYGQNGERGMILAAEQINAAGGVNVGGVMRPLKLEIIDDRDEEPGVPTSEVLLAIEKLILQKKSDVIVGGPCMSECGMAAMDLYARYKTVDIVSIGCYTPSWDQKVAKNPEKYRYSFRESGSVKWYIKEALDLLAKIKKEHGFNKMFISIDDSLMCRKAAGIVEKLATKGGWEIVGSDKHPIGTTDYSVALNDCKKSGAQVLFIWAYSPESSILLKQWADMEVPALPIGFIGAAEDPGFWKATNGKGAYTIVTLSETGNVPTDATPLAKPFYEAFEKRWGVPPRSTGCVSAYEALYVLKDAIERAGTLDKDALIAAIEKTNLPSVRGTIRFDENHQIIYGYDPKTSVLGCWVQWQDGQRVCIFPEVAATGTIQMPPWLKK
- a CDS encoding branched-chain amino acid ABC transporter permease, which translates into the protein MAEKGRRKKRLDRSIKVRCEGLYAVSSWREMGYLAMPRLLLIAGLLIAPLTLDMYWQRVLCAAGIYALLALSFDFLAEYVGLVCLGGAMFIGFGGYTSGVLNAYFEWPILVTIPIATVAGAIMSTLVLIPCLRLRGIYFAIVSFMLPLFSVYIIIALGLFGSTEGISALDTLPNIWMEQYLIIGAIIVALFAVRRLVNEDIGLIFRGIKDNDQAVRASGISITAYRIKAVFIASLIGSFAGAYLSHLYGWLGLSLFAMDFSILPIAATVMGGMGTLVGPVIGAIILTPMSEALRGFGQLRVVLYCVVLIGFILYKPEGLMNYLERKYHQFERWEDV